The Lysobacter capsici genome has a segment encoding these proteins:
- a CDS encoding GNAT family N-acetyltransferase: MQHGRGNVAHQQRYEELLEHGTRSEIRVCSVAVAATEALTRINQADVAPSRRLIQIKSELRRSPRLDLNPSQEPAVNIASPATRVSAPLRWTQTLRDRSHVVIRSISPLDRSAERSFLEGLSAETRRFRFLGQMRCPSEQLLDQLTDIDPEHEIAFVAVIPEGSAERIVGASRYSASADGESCECAVIVADEWQNKGLGSALMKHLIEIARQRGIRRMYSVDLAENLQMRDLATYLGFHMRADPDDANQVIHELSL, encoded by the coding sequence TTGCAGCACGGGCGAGGGAATGTCGCCCATCAACAGCGGTACGAGGAACTCCTTGAACATGGCACGCGCTCCGAAATCCGTGTCTGCAGCGTGGCAGTCGCGGCGACGGAGGCATTGACGCGGATCAATCAAGCCGATGTGGCGCCGTCGCGGCGATTGATCCAGATCAAGAGCGAACTGCGGCGAAGCCCTAGGCTGGACCTGAACCCATCGCAGGAGCCCGCCGTGAACATCGCATCGCCCGCCACCCGCGTTTCAGCGCCGCTGAGATGGACGCAAACCTTGCGCGACCGCAGCCACGTCGTGATCCGATCCATTTCGCCGCTGGACCGCTCGGCCGAACGCAGTTTCCTGGAAGGGCTGTCGGCGGAGACCCGTCGATTTCGCTTTCTCGGACAGATGCGTTGCCCCAGCGAGCAATTGCTCGATCAGCTCACCGATATCGATCCCGAACACGAAATCGCCTTCGTCGCGGTGATTCCGGAAGGAAGCGCCGAACGCATCGTCGGCGCCAGCCGGTACAGCGCGTCGGCGGACGGCGAGTCCTGCGAATGCGCGGTGATCGTCGCCGACGAATGGCAGAACAAGGGCCTCGGCAGCGCGTTGATGAAGCACTTGATCGAGATCGCGAGGCAACGCGGCATCCGTCGAATGTATTCGGTGGATCTGGCCGAGAACCTGCAGATGCGCGACCTGGCGACTTACCTCGGTTTTCACATGCGCGCCGACCCCGACGATGCCAACCAGGTCATACACGAGCTGTCGCTGTAA
- a CDS encoding low affinity iron permease family protein produces MKLTHAFDRFSKLAARFSGRPLAFTAAVAIIAAWLVTGPLFAFSDTWQLVINTATTVITFLMVFLIQNTQSRDTEAIQIKLDELIRVTEAASNSLMDLEELDEATLEAYRRKYELLARRSREG; encoded by the coding sequence ATGAAACTCACGCATGCATTCGATCGATTTTCGAAACTGGCGGCCCGGTTTTCCGGCCGGCCGCTGGCGTTCACCGCGGCGGTGGCGATCATCGCGGCCTGGCTGGTCACCGGGCCGCTGTTCGCCTTCAGCGACACCTGGCAGCTGGTGATCAACACCGCGACCACGGTGATCACGTTCCTGATGGTGTTTCTGATCCAGAACACGCAAAGCCGCGATACCGAGGCGATCCAGATCAAGCTCGACGAGCTGATCCGCGTGACCGAGGCCGCCAGCAATTCGCTCATGGACCTGGAAGAACTCGACGAAGCCACGCTCGAAGCGTACCGGCGCAAATACGAACTGCTGGCGCGTCGGTCGCGCGAAGGCTGA
- a CDS encoding MgtC/SapB family protein — protein MMPLSITPPSPITGLSVALGIGLLVGLDRERARGRGPLHEPAGIRSFVLCSLAGAVAVSLGEFGLLTAGLFLSALVTAGYLSTRDRDPGLSTEIALLVTWLLGALSMRSPDIAAALGVLVAIVLASKQRLHRFSRRVLTRQELHDLLLLTAAAFVVLPLLPDRTIDPWRSINPHRLWVLVVAVMAIGSVGYVALRIFGARLGLSIAGLAGGFVSSTATIAAMADRARADPALAPAAASAGLMSNVATIVQLAVVIGALSPAMLRWATPALIAAGAAVAAAAWLSTRSASATTAIPMRKLVSQRPFEPMAALRFVALLGAIMLGSAIARSSLGDASLPWVLALSGLADVHAAAASAAQSIARDPLDAPLAQQGLMGAVIANSLMKCFVAAARGGRAFASRLIPGTLLMAACFVLVAWPG, from the coding sequence ATGATGCCGCTTTCGATCACCCCGCCGTCTCCGATCACCGGCCTGAGCGTGGCGCTGGGCATCGGCCTGCTGGTGGGTCTGGATCGCGAACGCGCCAGGGGACGCGGCCCATTGCACGAACCGGCGGGCATTCGCAGCTTCGTGCTGTGTAGCCTGGCCGGCGCGGTCGCCGTCAGCCTTGGCGAGTTCGGCCTGCTGACGGCCGGATTGTTCCTGAGCGCGCTGGTCACCGCCGGGTACCTGAGCACGCGCGATCGCGACCCAGGACTGAGCACGGAAATCGCATTGCTGGTCACCTGGCTGCTGGGCGCATTGTCGATGCGCTCACCCGACATCGCCGCAGCGCTCGGCGTGCTGGTCGCCATCGTCCTGGCCAGCAAACAGCGCCTGCACCGATTCAGCCGGCGGGTGCTGACGCGGCAGGAACTGCACGATCTGCTGTTGCTGACCGCGGCGGCCTTCGTGGTGCTGCCGCTGCTGCCCGACCGGACCATCGACCCCTGGCGATCGATCAACCCGCACCGTCTGTGGGTGCTGGTGGTCGCGGTCATGGCGATCGGTTCGGTGGGTTATGTCGCGCTTCGGATCTTCGGCGCCCGCCTGGGGCTTTCGATCGCGGGCCTGGCCGGCGGTTTCGTGTCGAGCACCGCCACGATCGCCGCGATGGCCGATCGCGCGCGTGCCGATCCCGCCCTGGCGCCGGCCGCGGCGAGCGCCGGGCTGATGTCCAATGTCGCCACGATCGTGCAACTGGCGGTCGTGATCGGCGCGCTGTCGCCGGCGATGCTGCGCTGGGCCACGCCGGCCTTGATCGCGGCGGGCGCGGCCGTCGCGGCGGCGGCGTGGCTGTCCACTCGCTCGGCCTCCGCCACGACGGCCATTCCGATGCGCAAGCTGGTCTCGCAACGGCCGTTCGAGCCGATGGCCGCGTTGCGGTTCGTGGCCTTGCTCGGCGCGATCATGCTGGGTTCGGCGATCGCGCGAAGCAGCCTCGGCGACGCGAGCCTGCCGTGGGTGCTGGCGCTGTCCGGGCTGGCCGACGTGCATGCCGCCGCCGCATCGGCCGCGCAATCGATCGCGCGCGACCCGCTCGATGCGCCGTTGGCTCAACAGGGGCTGATGGGCGCGGTCATCGCCAATTCGCTGATGAAGTGCTTCGTCGCCGCGGCCCGGGGCGGCCGAGCTTTCGCCTCGCGACTGATCCCGGGAACGCTGCTGATGGCGGCCTGCTTCGTGCTCGTCGCCTGGCCGGGTTGA
- the adhP gene encoding alcohol dehydrogenase AdhP, which produces MKGTMRAAVAHRLGVPLSIEHLPIPSPGPGEVLVKIRASGVCHTDLHAVQGDWPIQPGLPFIPGHEGAGVVTEVGAGVKHLRGGDPVGIAWLHDACGHCEYCISGWETLCERQRNSGYSVNGTFSDYAIANAAYVARLPDNCDFIALAPILCAGVTSYKGIRETEARPGEWIAISGIGGLGHLAIQYAKTMGLHVAAIDVSESKLALARSLGAEIVVNANDANALEDIRRATGGGAQGVLVTAVSPSAFTQALGMVRRKGTISLVGLPPGEFATPIFDVVLKRITLRGSIVGNRQDLAEAVAMAAYGKVRAQVEPFPLSQVNTVLDRLRVGGIEGRAVLDMSLVA; this is translated from the coding sequence ATGAAGGGCACCATGCGAGCGGCGGTCGCGCATCGCCTCGGGGTACCGCTGTCGATCGAGCATCTGCCCATCCCCAGTCCCGGCCCCGGCGAGGTGCTGGTCAAGATCCGCGCCAGCGGGGTCTGCCATACCGATCTGCATGCGGTGCAGGGGGATTGGCCGATCCAACCCGGCCTTCCGTTCATTCCCGGACACGAGGGCGCCGGCGTCGTCACCGAGGTCGGCGCGGGAGTGAAACATCTGCGCGGCGGCGATCCGGTGGGAATCGCCTGGCTGCACGACGCGTGCGGGCATTGCGAGTATTGCATCAGCGGCTGGGAAACCTTGTGCGAACGCCAGCGCAACAGCGGCTATAGCGTCAACGGCACCTTCAGCGACTATGCCATCGCCAACGCGGCCTATGTCGCGCGCCTGCCGGACAATTGCGACTTCATCGCCCTCGCGCCGATCCTGTGCGCGGGCGTCACCAGCTACAAGGGCATTCGCGAGACCGAGGCGCGACCCGGCGAGTGGATCGCGATTTCCGGTATCGGCGGTCTGGGCCATCTGGCCATCCAGTACGCAAAGACCATGGGCCTGCATGTCGCGGCGATCGACGTCAGCGAAAGCAAGCTCGCGCTGGCGCGTTCGCTGGGCGCGGAAATCGTCGTCAACGCCAACGATGCAAACGCGCTGGAAGACATTCGCCGCGCCACCGGTGGCGGCGCGCAAGGCGTGCTGGTCACCGCCGTGTCGCCCAGTGCGTTCACTCAGGCGCTGGGCATGGTCCGCCGCAAAGGCACGATCAGCCTGGTCGGTTTGCCGCCGGGCGAATTCGCCACGCCGATCTTCGATGTCGTGCTCAAGCGCATCACCTTGCGCGGGTCGATCGTCGGCAATCGTCAGGACTTGGCCGAAGCCGTCGCGATGGCGGCCTACGGCAAGGTGCGGGCCCAGGTCGAACCCTTTCCGCTGAGCCAGGTCAACACGGTGCTCGACCGTTTGCGGGTGGGCGGAATCGAAGGCCGCGCGGTGCTCGACATGAGCCTGGTCGCTTAG
- a CDS encoding response regulator, with protein MSPGAKDKASSAGHLPGLLIIDDDPDIVALLSRYFGANGYRVIGAANAAQARALIVSETVELVLLDLGLPDEDGLSLLRHLQMNWRGPVIVVSGRGEAVERVVGLELGADDYVTKPFDLRELLARTRSVLRRSVVKAEAPVAGECLVFEGFSLDMPARRLTDASGNEVPLTTGEFELLKALLQRPRQVLSRDQLMTSVHGRDAGPFDRTIDVGIGRLRRKIERNPSEPTLIKAVRGAGYLLAAEVRRT; from the coding sequence ATGTCACCGGGAGCGAAGGACAAGGCATCGTCGGCCGGGCACCTGCCTGGTCTGCTGATAATCGACGACGACCCCGATATCGTCGCGCTGTTGTCGCGTTACTTCGGCGCCAACGGTTATCGGGTGATCGGTGCCGCCAACGCGGCCCAGGCGCGGGCGCTGATCGTGTCGGAGACGGTCGAACTGGTGCTGCTGGACCTGGGCCTGCCGGACGAGGACGGTCTGTCGCTGCTGCGCCATCTGCAGATGAACTGGCGAGGGCCGGTGATCGTGGTCAGCGGGCGGGGCGAAGCGGTCGAGCGCGTCGTCGGCCTGGAGCTGGGCGCCGACGATTACGTGACCAAGCCCTTCGATCTGCGCGAGCTGCTGGCGCGAACCCGATCGGTATTGCGCCGCTCGGTGGTCAAGGCGGAGGCGCCGGTCGCGGGCGAGTGCCTGGTCTTCGAAGGATTCAGCCTGGACATGCCCGCGCGCCGCCTGACCGATGCGTCGGGCAATGAGGTGCCGCTGACCACCGGCGAGTTCGAATTGCTCAAGGCGCTGCTGCAGCGTCCGCGCCAGGTGCTCAGCCGCGATCAGCTGATGACCAGCGTGCATGGCCGCGACGCCGGTCCGTTCGATCGAACCATCGACGTCGGCATCGGCCGGCTCAGGCGAAAAATCGAACGCAATCCCAGCGAGCCGACGCTGATCAAGGCGGTGCGTGGCGCCGGCTACCTGCTGGCCGCCGAGGTGCGCAGGACATGA
- a CDS encoding PAS domain S-box protein — MSEDALLHGLFEAVPDALVVVDGNGRIVQANRQAERLFGYPQGGLNEIAVEQLIPEDARERHHAHRAGYMARPHVRPMGVTGQSLIGQRLDGTKFPVEIALSPIDSDQGPRYLASVRDISESQRARQALVRARYDALAARIGQLALEAQDESAVVDHVPALLAAALDAQIVAVVFVSTDRQTVETRASIGLDGTDAGDGSLARFDESMLLELIAKGETLVVDDLQGTAAAASGFPISAAREGSGVLLPLSDRGWAMGALLVMSEKSRHFDHDALHLLQSVANLIAAFVQRRRTEEQLAHSQRLDAVGQLTGGIAHDFNNLLTVISGSLQLLEMECEDKPDASEIIASALRSVGRGAELTGKLLAFARRQRLMPHAVDTSALLRDLELMLKRTLGESIRLQVHCDDDLPAAYVDPTQLDAALVNLALNARDAMPRGGEIIIEARAHHNGDQAMPGELAIGRYVRISVTDTGRGMGPDTLARAMEPFFTTKEAGRGSGLGLSMVYGFAKQSGGHLRIESALGYGTRVDLFVPSAQANATAAAPANAVRIQGKGETVLVVEDDEAVRNIAVAFLRSFGYRVLAVGSAEAALSRLASDESIRILFSDVMLGEGMNGKELALAARALRPDLPVLLTSGYETQSVGEKDAPADSFELLRKPYRREQLMAAVGRVLDPREQAPPAAQ; from the coding sequence ATGAGCGAAGACGCGCTGTTGCACGGCCTGTTCGAAGCCGTTCCGGATGCGCTGGTCGTCGTCGACGGCAACGGACGCATTGTTCAGGCCAACCGTCAGGCGGAACGACTGTTCGGTTATCCGCAAGGCGGCTTGAACGAGATCGCCGTCGAACAGCTTATTCCCGAGGACGCGCGCGAGCGGCATCACGCCCATCGCGCGGGCTATATGGCGCGGCCGCATGTGCGCCCGATGGGCGTCACCGGCCAGAGTTTGATCGGGCAGCGACTGGATGGAACGAAATTTCCGGTCGAGATCGCCCTGAGTCCGATCGACAGCGATCAGGGGCCGCGTTATCTGGCGTCGGTTCGCGACATCTCCGAATCGCAGCGCGCGCGCCAGGCGCTGGTACGCGCGCGCTACGACGCCTTGGCGGCGAGAATCGGACAACTCGCCCTGGAGGCCCAGGACGAGTCCGCCGTGGTCGACCATGTGCCCGCATTGTTGGCCGCGGCGTTGGACGCGCAAATCGTTGCCGTCGTGTTCGTGTCCACCGATCGGCAGACGGTCGAGACCCGAGCCTCGATCGGGTTGGATGGTACGGACGCCGGCGACGGGTCGCTCGCCCGATTCGACGAATCAATGTTGCTGGAGTTGATTGCCAAGGGCGAAACCCTGGTGGTGGACGATCTGCAAGGCACCGCCGCTGCGGCGAGCGGCTTTCCGATAAGCGCCGCGCGCGAGGGCAGCGGCGTGCTGCTGCCGCTGTCGGACCGCGGCTGGGCGATGGGGGCCTTGCTGGTGATGTCGGAAAAATCGCGTCACTTCGATCATGACGCCTTGCACCTGCTGCAATCGGTGGCCAATCTGATCGCCGCGTTCGTGCAGCGACGGCGTACCGAGGAACAGCTGGCGCATTCCCAGCGTCTGGACGCGGTGGGCCAGCTCACCGGCGGCATCGCCCACGATTTCAACAATCTGCTGACCGTGATATCCGGCAGCCTGCAGTTGCTGGAAATGGAGTGCGAGGACAAGCCCGACGCCAGCGAGATCATCGCCAGCGCATTGCGCTCGGTGGGGCGCGGCGCGGAACTCACCGGCAAGCTGCTGGCGTTCGCGCGTCGGCAGCGACTCATGCCGCACGCCGTCGATACCTCGGCATTGCTTCGCGACCTCGAACTGATGCTCAAGCGCACCCTCGGCGAAAGCATCCGGCTGCAGGTCCATTGCGACGACGATCTGCCCGCGGCCTATGTCGATCCCACCCAGTTGGATGCGGCGCTGGTGAATCTCGCCCTGAACGCTCGCGATGCGATGCCGCGCGGCGGGGAAATCATCATCGAGGCACGCGCGCATCACAATGGCGATCAGGCCATGCCGGGCGAACTCGCCATCGGCCGCTACGTCAGGATCAGCGTGACCGATACCGGCCGCGGCATGGGGCCGGACACCTTGGCCAGAGCGATGGAGCCGTTCTTTACCACCAAGGAAGCCGGGCGCGGCAGCGGCCTGGGCTTGAGCATGGTCTACGGCTTCGCCAAGCAGAGCGGAGGGCATCTGCGGATCGAAAGCGCGCTTGGATACGGAACGCGCGTGGACTTGTTCGTGCCGTCGGCTCAGGCGAACGCGACCGCCGCGGCGCCGGCCAACGCCGTACGCATCCAAGGCAAGGGCGAGACGGTGCTGGTGGTCGAGGACGACGAGGCCGTGCGCAATATCGCCGTCGCGTTCCTGCGTTCGTTCGGCTATCGGGTGCTTGCGGTCGGCTCGGCCGAAGCGGCGCTGAGCCGACTGGCGAGCGACGAGTCCATCCGCATCCTCTTCAGCGATGTGATGCTCGGCGAGGGCATGAACGGCAAGGAGCTGGCATTGGCGGCGCGCGCGCTCCGGCCCGATCTGCCGGTGCTGCTGACATCGGGTTACGAGACCCAGAGCGTCGGCGAAAAGGATGCGCCGGCCGACAGTTTCGAACTGCTGCGCAAGCCGTATCGGCGCGAACAGCTCATGGCGGCGGTCGGTCGTGTACTCGATCCGCGCGAACAGGCACCGCCCGCGGCTCAGTGA
- a CDS encoding helix-turn-helix domain-containing protein, giving the protein MLLETASRPEPSFETYSGASSAGRARETHSLEQLLQNWPLQRRRVHAKQHVFRAGQPRHALYLVHAGFFKTALISEDGREKITGFRMRGDLLGLDSLDMPTYTCDAIALDTGELWELPYAQLRDEMPQFQERITALLAGEIRRDWGWMLALGTLGADQRVVTFLFDLASRFERLGFSPSHLQLRMTRAELGNFLSLTLETVTRVLSRLQARGLIAVAGREIRIQNRAGLQTVLRESTACH; this is encoded by the coding sequence ATGTTGCTCGAAACCGCCTCCCGCCCAGAGCCGTCGTTCGAAACCTATTCCGGCGCATCCTCGGCGGGACGCGCGCGGGAAACCCACAGTCTCGAGCAACTGTTGCAGAACTGGCCGCTGCAACGCCGGCGGGTCCATGCCAAGCAGCATGTGTTCCGCGCCGGGCAGCCTCGCCACGCGCTGTATCTGGTGCACGCGGGATTCTTCAAGACCGCCCTCATCAGCGAAGACGGCCGCGAAAAGATCACCGGCTTTCGCATGCGCGGCGATCTGCTCGGACTGGACTCGCTGGACATGCCGACCTACACCTGCGATGCGATCGCGCTGGACACCGGCGAACTGTGGGAACTGCCGTACGCGCAATTGCGCGACGAAATGCCCCAGTTCCAGGAACGCATTACCGCCTTGCTCGCGGGCGAGATCCGCCGCGACTGGGGCTGGATGCTGGCGCTGGGCACCCTCGGCGCCGATCAGCGCGTGGTTACGTTTCTGTTCGATCTGGCGTCGCGATTCGAACGGCTGGGCTTCAGCCCGAGCCATCTGCAACTGCGGATGACCCGCGCCGAACTCGGAAACTTCCTGTCGCTGACGCTGGAGACGGTGACCCGGGTGCTGTCGCGCCTGCAGGCACGGGGCCTGATCGCGGTGGCCGGCCGGGAGATCCGGATCCAGAACCGCGCCGGACTGCAGACCGTGCTGCGCGAAAGCACCGCCTGTCACTGA
- a CDS encoding universal stress protein — protein MYKNLMIPMTGTEGDVGALNVAMALARLHAAHLSVLEMVDLPMPLAHPWGLIPDSISAGIHDSLRERGRENLEKLKQQLAGEPISSEARLVEALYTESPRLAAREAFDADLVVVAGSVGDTVEAIVPHDYFVALLLESGRPLLVIPPRCVATTPMKRIAIAWQPTRESTRAVHDALPFLKAAERVDVLIVHGDDMPDVEPSGRRMVKCLARHGVEAYLVSRPTLGQTVATAILQYTREMRADVLIAGGYGHSRLREWALGGVTRELLIATDLPMLFGH, from the coding sequence ATGTACAAGAATCTGATGATTCCAATGACCGGCACCGAAGGCGACGTCGGCGCCCTGAACGTCGCGATGGCCCTGGCCCGGCTCCATGCCGCGCATCTGTCGGTGCTGGAGATGGTCGACCTGCCCATGCCGCTCGCCCATCCCTGGGGTTTGATCCCCGACTCCATCTCGGCCGGCATCCACGACAGCCTTCGCGAGCGCGGCCGGGAGAACCTGGAAAAACTCAAGCAACAACTCGCCGGCGAGCCCATCTCGTCGGAGGCACGGCTGGTGGAGGCCCTATACACCGAGTCGCCGAGATTGGCGGCGCGCGAGGCCTTCGACGCCGACTTGGTCGTCGTGGCCGGATCGGTCGGCGATACGGTCGAAGCCATCGTGCCGCACGACTACTTCGTAGCCCTGTTGCTCGAATCGGGGCGTCCGTTGCTGGTGATTCCACCGCGCTGCGTGGCGACCACCCCGATGAAGCGCATCGCCATCGCCTGGCAACCGACGCGCGAAAGCACCCGCGCCGTGCACGATGCATTGCCCTTCTTAAAGGCCGCGGAGCGGGTGGACGTGCTGATCGTCCATGGTGACGACATGCCGGATGTCGAACCGTCCGGACGGCGCATGGTGAAGTGCCTGGCGCGGCATGGCGTGGAAGCGTATCTCGTCAGCCGCCCGACGCTCGGTCAGACCGTGGCGACCGCGATCCTGCAATACACCCGCGAAATGCGCGCGGACGTTCTGATCGCGGGCGGCTACGGCCACTCGCGTCTGCGCGAGTGGGCGCTGGGCGGGGTCACGCGGGAACTGCTGATCGCCACCGACCTTCCCATGTTGTTCGGACATTGA
- a CDS encoding BON domain-containing protein gives MNSERLRKYVVEELAFDPRVDASGIGVSVDERIVKLTGHVHSLADKIAVAQAVERVKGVRGVVLDVEVRCPPDAHVSDEVLVKRATDVLAWDTSLPKGSVKVTVDHGCLTLTGSVDWQFQRSEIENDLRCLAGVIDIDNQIAIRAISCKQDVKRSIKDAMHRRADVQASNIRVDVDEGGRVTLKGKVDDWQARNAVEDAAWLIAGVKDVDNRVRIR, from the coding sequence ATGAACAGCGAACGTTTGCGCAAGTACGTGGTGGAGGAATTGGCGTTCGACCCGCGGGTCGATGCTTCGGGCATCGGCGTGAGCGTGGACGAGCGCATCGTCAAGCTCACCGGGCACGTCCACAGCCTCGCCGACAAGATCGCGGTGGCGCAGGCGGTGGAGCGGGTGAAGGGCGTGCGTGGCGTGGTGCTCGATGTCGAGGTCCGTTGCCCGCCCGACGCGCATGTGTCCGACGAGGTTCTGGTCAAGCGCGCCACCGACGTGCTGGCCTGGGACACTTCGCTGCCGAAAGGATCGGTGAAAGTCACCGTCGACCATGGCTGCCTGACCTTGACCGGCTCGGTCGACTGGCAATTCCAGCGCAGCGAGATCGAGAACGATCTGCGCTGCCTGGCCGGTGTGATCGACATCGACAACCAGATCGCGATTCGCGCGATTTCGTGCAAGCAGGACGTCAAGCGTTCGATCAAGGACGCGATGCACCGTCGCGCCGACGTGCAGGCCTCGAATATCCGCGTCGACGTGGACGAGGGCGGGCGGGTGACCCTTAAAGGCAAGGTCGACGACTGGCAGGCGCGAAACGCGGTCGAGGACGCCGCCTGGCTGATCGCCGGCGTCAAGGATGTCGACAACCGGGTCCGCATCCGGTGA
- the cydP gene encoding cytochrome oxidase putative small subunit CydP: MSTPAAPPRRARKRDTTARHGGRLKRRVAMAIAAKLVLLTFLYLMFFSPSHRPRIDDAAVDRHLIPTR; this comes from the coding sequence GTGAGCACGCCCGCCGCGCCGCCACGTCGCGCGCGCAAGCGCGATACGACGGCGCGCCACGGCGGCCGGCTCAAGCGACGAGTCGCCATGGCGATCGCGGCGAAGCTGGTCTTGTTGACCTTCCTGTACCTGATGTTCTTCTCGCCGTCGCACCGGCCGCGCATCGACGATGCCGCGGTGGACCGGCATCTGATTCCCACAAGGTGA
- a CDS encoding cytochrome ubiquinol oxidase subunit I, protein MPDLHVVDLSRLQFALTALYHFLFVPLTIGLALIMAIMESVYVMTNRVIWKQMTRFWGVLFGINFAMGVATGITMEFQFGTNWAYYSHYVGDIFGAPLAIEGLMAFFLESTFVGLFFFGWGRLTKLQHLIVTWLTALGANLSALWILIANGWMQNPVGAQFNFQTMRMEVTDFAAVVFNPVAQAKFVHTVSAGYVTGAMFVLSISAWYLLRGRNIEIARRSIVVAASFGLASALSVAVLGDESGYTASENQKMKVAAIEAEWRTHPAPASFTLVGWPDMQRRETAHAVHIPWALGLIATRSLDKEVPGIHDLVEVNRQRIRRGIGAYAALRELRADRDDPDKAAAFLALREDLGFGLLTLRYVTDPALADETVIDRAAWSTVPNVPVLFWSFRIMVGLGVFFIVLFGWAFYLATRGRLERPLFLRVALWSLPLPWVAAELGWIVAEYGRQPWAIDGVLPTFLGVSSTSSTQVIASLVGFVVLYTGLAVVDVMLMLRAIRSGPDRLKFWPASRSGHAVVPTQLARTDR, encoded by the coding sequence ATGCCGGATCTCCATGTCGTCGATCTGTCCCGATTGCAGTTCGCGCTGACCGCGCTGTACCACTTCCTGTTCGTGCCGTTGACCATCGGCCTGGCCCTGATCATGGCGATCATGGAAAGCGTCTACGTGATGACCAACCGGGTGATCTGGAAGCAGATGACCCGGTTCTGGGGTGTGCTGTTCGGCATCAACTTCGCCATGGGGGTGGCCACCGGCATCACCATGGAGTTCCAGTTCGGAACCAACTGGGCGTATTACTCGCATTACGTCGGCGATATCTTCGGCGCGCCGCTGGCCATCGAAGGGCTGATGGCGTTCTTTCTGGAAAGCACGTTCGTGGGCTTGTTCTTCTTCGGCTGGGGCCGGTTGACCAAGCTGCAGCATCTGATCGTGACCTGGCTCACCGCGCTGGGCGCGAATCTGTCCGCGCTGTGGATATTGATCGCCAACGGCTGGATGCAGAACCCGGTCGGCGCGCAGTTCAACTTCCAGACCATGCGCATGGAAGTCACCGACTTCGCCGCGGTGGTGTTCAATCCGGTCGCTCAAGCGAAATTCGTGCATACCGTCAGTGCCGGCTATGTCACCGGCGCGATGTTCGTGCTGTCGATCAGCGCCTGGTATCTGCTGCGCGGGCGCAACATCGAGATCGCGCGCCGTTCCATCGTGGTGGCCGCGAGCTTCGGCCTGGCGTCGGCCTTGTCGGTCGCCGTGTTGGGCGACGAGAGCGGCTACACCGCCTCGGAAAACCAGAAGATGAAGGTCGCCGCGATCGAGGCCGAGTGGCGCACCCACCCGGCGCCGGCGTCGTTCACCCTGGTCGGATGGCCGGACATGCAACGGCGCGAAACCGCGCATGCGGTGCATATCCCCTGGGCACTGGGCCTGATCGCCACGCGCTCGCTCGACAAGGAAGTGCCTGGCATTCACGACCTGGTCGAGGTCAATCGCCAGCGCATCCGCCGCGGCATCGGTGCGTACGCGGCGCTGCGCGAATTGCGCGCCGACCGCGACGATCCGGACAAGGCCGCCGCATTCCTGGCCCTGCGCGAGGATCTCGGTTTCGGCCTGTTGACCCTGCGCTATGTCACCGATCCCGCGCTCGCCGACGAAACCGTCATCGATCGCGCGGCCTGGAGCACGGTGCCGAACGTACCGGTGCTGTTCTGGTCGTTCCGGATCATGGTGGGGCTGGGCGTGTTCTTCATCGTGCTGTTCGGCTGGGCGTTCTATCTGGCCACGCGCGGACGATTGGAACGTCCGCTGTTCCTGCGTGTCGCCTTGTGGAGTCTGCCGTTGCCGTGGGTCGCGGCCGAACTGGGCTGGATCGTCGCCGAGTACGGCCGCCAGCCGTGGGCGATCGACGGCGTGTTGCCGACCTTCCTGGGCGTGTCCTCGACCAGTTCCACGCAAGTGATCGCGAGCCTGGTGGGCTTCGTCGTGCTCTACACCGGACTGGCGGTGGTCGACGTGATGCTGATGCTGCGCGCGATCCGTTCCGGGCCGGATCGACTCAAGTTCTGGCCGGCGTCGCGCAGCGGCCACGCCGTCGTCCCAACCCAACTTGCGAGGACCGACCGATGA